A genome region from Natranaeroarchaeum sulfidigenes includes the following:
- a CDS encoding PIN domain-containing protein, protein MSNRYVFDTEAIIAYLYDEPGRSVVEEYLRDVRDETIEGLLAETNAGEVLHLIARFEGIDDNPTRDSLRTADRDLRSLERWGVQIERADWRLAAEVKADGHISFADAHGVALAHERDATLIAGDDDDFETLPIDVDVVRSREDGA, encoded by the coding sequence ATGAGTAACCGGTACGTCTTTGATACCGAAGCGATCATCGCATACCTCTACGACGAGCCAGGTCGGAGCGTCGTCGAAGAGTATCTTCGAGACGTTCGTGACGAGACTATCGAAGGGCTGCTGGCAGAGACCAACGCTGGCGAAGTACTCCATCTAATTGCTCGCTTCGAGGGAATTGACGACAACCCCACGAGGGACTCACTTCGCACTGCCGATCGCGATCTCCGTTCGCTCGAACGGTGGGGGGTTCAAATCGAACGAGCTGACTGGCGACTTGCTGCCGAGGTGAAAGCGGATGGTCACATTTCGTTTGCGGACGCTCATGGCGTTGCACTCGCCCACGAGCGGGATGCGACACTCATCGCCGGTGATGATGATGACTTCGAGACCCTTCCGATCGATGTCGATGTCGTTCGATCTCGCGAGGACGGTGCCTAA
- the bioB gene encoding biotin synthase BioB, translating into MVYETGNQTVDDAVRRVLDGERLDRKDGLALIAQPVADLAPAADYIRSQLGDDTVDACSIVNAKAGDCSEDCGFCSQSVHFDTGIETYGFLGPEKVLESAKRAERDGAQRFGIVVAEKGVSKEHRPEEWEEVLEAIRLVRDETDVEVDASLGILTDEEAEILADEGLNHYNHNIETSPNYFPEIVDTHSFEDRVETLEVAKEAGMDLCAGVILGMGETPTDRVDAAIALQEIGISSLPVNVLNPVAGTPMAERLGDSADISTEEIVKTVAVYRLLHPEARVRLTGGREANLDEDEQHLPFEAGADGILTGDYLTTGGQSPGEDIEVMERAGMRPNMDSNEFDPAAVKSRDSEGGDGDTSTGTARSAATNDC; encoded by the coding sequence ATGGTTTACGAGACGGGCAATCAGACGGTCGACGACGCGGTTCGGCGCGTCCTCGATGGGGAGCGCCTCGACCGAAAGGATGGGCTGGCGCTGATCGCCCAGCCGGTCGCGGATCTCGCCCCTGCTGCGGACTACATCAGGTCCCAGCTGGGTGACGATACCGTCGACGCATGTAGTATCGTCAATGCGAAAGCGGGCGACTGTTCCGAGGATTGTGGGTTCTGTTCGCAGTCCGTTCACTTCGATACTGGGATCGAGACCTACGGGTTTCTCGGCCCCGAGAAGGTTCTCGAATCGGCGAAACGCGCCGAGCGGGACGGTGCGCAGCGCTTCGGGATCGTCGTCGCCGAAAAAGGTGTCAGCAAAGAGCACCGCCCGGAAGAGTGGGAGGAGGTACTCGAAGCGATCCGTCTCGTGCGCGACGAGACTGATGTCGAAGTCGACGCGAGCCTCGGGATCCTCACCGACGAAGAGGCCGAGATTCTCGCCGACGAGGGGCTGAACCACTACAACCACAACATCGAGACGTCGCCGAACTACTTCCCGGAGATCGTCGACACCCACAGCTTCGAGGACCGGGTCGAAACGCTCGAAGTGGCGAAAGAAGCGGGAATGGATCTCTGTGCTGGCGTCATCCTCGGGATGGGCGAGACGCCAACCGATCGGGTCGACGCCGCCATCGCGCTCCAGGAGATCGGCATCTCCTCGCTCCCGGTGAACGTGTTGAACCCGGTCGCGGGGACGCCGATGGCCGAGCGACTCGGCGATTCGGCGGATATCTCGACGGAGGAGATCGTGAAGACCGTCGCCGTCTACCGGCTCTTGCATCCCGAAGCTCGCGTTCGACTCACCGGTGGGCGAGAGGCCAACCTCGACGAGGACGAACAGCATCTGCCCTTCGAGGCGGGGGCCGACGGTATCCTGACGGGGGACTACCTGACGACCGGCGGCCAGTCACCGGGCGAGGATATCGAGGTAATGGAGCGGGCGGGAATGCGCCCGAACATGGACAGTAACGAATTCGATCCTGCGGCGGTCAAATCGCGGGACAGCGAAGGTGGCGACGGTGACACATCCACTGGCACTGCAAGGAGTGCCGCGACGAACGATTGCTAA
- a CDS encoding replication factor C large subunit, which produces MSDWTEKYRPSTLAEVRGNDKARDALKEWADSWEQHREAVIVYGSPGIGKTSAAHALAADKGWPVIELNASDQRQADVIDRIAGEAAQSGTLTQGSSGRRLVVMDEADNFHGNADYGGSAAVTGVVRDADQPMILIANEFYDMSQGLRNACQEIEFRDVSKRSIVPVLRDICRKEGVEYEEEALEAIARQTSGDLRSAVNDLQAVAEQADRLTVEDVVTGQRDTTTDIFDFLDDVIKKLDPQAALEASYDVDETPDDMINWIEDNMPKDYAGRELADAYGYLANADRWLGRVRATQDYSYWRYAGDNMTAGVAAARSEQKGGWTRYGPPSYWSKLGRSRGSRETRDSIAVKIAEESGTSIGTARRHVLPFLSELTHHCKNRELTVRMAAIYDLDEKQVSFVTGSGKTTNKVQSIVEDAQELREQQAVEHSGGAFEGATRDVEAEAETDPEPEPDAEPHDSTDGGTDEGADDGQAGLTDFM; this is translated from the coding sequence ATGAGCGATTGGACCGAAAAATACCGCCCGTCGACGCTGGCGGAGGTCCGGGGGAACGACAAGGCCCGCGACGCGCTAAAAGAGTGGGCCGATTCGTGGGAGCAACACCGCGAGGCGGTCATCGTCTACGGCAGTCCGGGGATCGGGAAGACGTCGGCGGCCCACGCGCTGGCTGCGGATAAGGGCTGGCCAGTCATCGAGTTGAACGCGAGTGACCAGCGACAGGCCGACGTGATCGACAGGATCGCGGGTGAGGCTGCTCAGTCAGGGACGCTCACGCAGGGCAGTTCGGGCAGACGCCTGGTCGTGATGGACGAGGCCGATAACTTCCACGGCAACGCCGATTACGGTGGTTCCGCGGCGGTCACTGGCGTCGTCAGGGATGCCGACCAGCCGATGATCCTGATCGCAAACGAGTTTTACGACATGTCCCAGGGGTTGCGCAACGCCTGCCAGGAGATCGAGTTCCGGGATGTCTCGAAACGCTCGATCGTGCCCGTCCTCCGGGACATCTGTCGGAAGGAAGGCGTCGAGTACGAGGAGGAAGCCCTCGAAGCGATCGCCAGACAGACCAGTGGCGACCTTCGATCGGCGGTCAACGACCTGCAGGCGGTCGCCGAGCAGGCCGACCGGCTGACCGTCGAGGACGTGGTGACCGGCCAGCGGGATACGACGACTGACATCTTCGATTTTCTCGACGACGTGATCAAAAAGCTCGACCCGCAGGCCGCGCTCGAAGCGTCCTATGACGTCGACGAGACGCCCGACGACATGATAAACTGGATCGAGGACAACATGCCCAAAGATTACGCGGGCCGCGAACTCGCCGATGCGTACGGCTACCTTGCCAACGCCGACCGGTGGCTTGGGCGCGTGCGCGCAACTCAGGACTACTCCTACTGGCGCTACGCGGGCGACAATATGACTGCGGGCGTCGCAGCAGCCCGAAGTGAGCAGAAGGGCGGCTGGACGCGCTATGGCCCACCGAGCTACTGGTCGAAGCTCGGCCGCTCCCGCGGGTCGAGAGAGACGAGGGACAGCATCGCCGTCAAGATCGCAGAAGAGAGTGGCACCAGCATCGGCACGGCGCGTCGCCACGTTCTTCCGTTCCTCTCCGAGCTCACTCACCACTGCAAGAACCGGGAGCTTACCGTTCGGATGGCCGCGATTTACGATCTCGACGAGAAGCAGGTCTCTTTCGTGACGGGCAGCGGGAAGACCACCAACAAGGTACAGTCGATCGTCGAGGACGCCCAGGAGCTGCGCGAGCAACAGGCTGTCGAGCACTCAGGAGGGGCGTTCGAGGGGGCGACGCGGGACGTCGAGGCCGAGGCTGAGACCGACCCCGAGCCAGAACCGGATGCCGAGCCCCACGATTCGACTGACGGCGGGACTGACGAGGGGGCCGACGACGGCCAGGCAGGTCTGACTGATTTCATGTAG
- a CDS encoding DUF7095 family protein — MERSVALDRAEEIVDTVEEEQMPVPVREVWVYGDVALGLDPIDRLDIYVTKDILLEDEPEREVKFVDSHGIEGVGRTVRADWAAEYPEHLRANTNGHAAPEQCLAAHLLDDDDEPIHLEVCNASFEDNVTQRLQGAKARGAWEQLLDPRGACLWVGDGAGEGRRSKDALAKLRDGELPFPTLPEALTMIGLDENEADEAAEAVQAWRTEQEGTTVRGDIV, encoded by the coding sequence ATGGAGCGCAGCGTTGCCCTCGATCGAGCCGAGGAAATCGTCGACACCGTCGAGGAAGAGCAGATGCCCGTCCCCGTTCGTGAGGTCTGGGTGTACGGTGACGTCGCGCTCGGACTCGATCCGATCGACCGGCTCGACATCTACGTCACCAAGGACATCCTGCTGGAGGACGAGCCGGAACGGGAAGTCAAGTTCGTCGACTCCCACGGCATCGAGGGCGTCGGCCGAACGGTCCGGGCCGACTGGGCCGCGGAGTACCCCGAGCACCTGCGGGCGAACACGAACGGCCACGCCGCACCCGAACAGTGTCTCGCCGCCCACCTCCTTGACGACGACGACGAGCCGATCCATCTCGAGGTCTGTAACGCGAGTTTCGAGGACAACGTCACCCAGCGCCTGCAGGGCGCGAAGGCCCGTGGCGCGTGGGAACAGCTACTCGATCCCCGAGGTGCCTGTCTGTGGGTCGGCGACGGGGCAGGGGAGGGGCGGCGAAGCAAGGACGCCCTGGCGAAACTCAGGGACGGCGAACTCCCATTCCCCACGCTTCCCGAGGCGCTGACGATGATCGGACTGGACGAGAACGAGGCGGACGAAGCCGCTGAAGCCGTTCAAGCCTGGCGAACCGAACAGGAAGGCACGACGGTTCGCGGCGACATCGTATAG
- a CDS encoding cellulose synthase operon protein YhjQ/BcsQ → MTGTVFAFLGGRDRIGTTTTAVSVGVSMAETATRVAVVDAAFDSDGIEEIIDVQGDDGVRSVLRGDATIDESMVTGSHGVEYLPSGNEAPAPTDVRTHRLVRAATTLRERYDVVLLDLGHGGGVDVAMGLELADEVILVSGSAEDDLAATAEAATVVRYHGCRIRGTVLSRVPSVQAIDIVSVTEQLDTDVLAVVPEDDAVRAAAGAGQSLLRYDPDSDAAMVYWQLASSLTGAGGLTGPVLPASADEPGSDSSRAATETAVGGDGESGDEEMAHASKSATETTAGGSTADVSGESDVEEAHADQSSVSDPADPERSGVSADSAESDPPDGEPTDHATAAPTGDGDAAESAEQSEPSGQEGERVEEGERVEDDETVKLESSPETAESEGTLSDGASADTVAEEPTAERDHDKTGDDSETTTEPAANSISTADGDGEPEGDEQTRDTEPSAAEFEFEDTGEVTESKQADDQRAGNRQAGNDEGDTGSAADQGSEIGAADEEVADTDDDDSGFELPGFGGEETEAADETNGSGTDTGDGASEEPTAADSGTADDSGNVAEGSPDSDDQRGNSPVDEAVRELQDDLNDDELSDSSAPDSGQQREDGSDEQSTGPVEQAESTPNDHSAEDALDDDRDDDVSDDEEMFEGVSSDPESLLDEEEDEDDEINALFKETMDKVTNTDDEE, encoded by the coding sequence ATGACAGGAACAGTGTTCGCGTTTCTGGGGGGACGCGACCGGATCGGAACGACGACCACCGCAGTATCAGTGGGGGTATCGATGGCCGAAACGGCGACACGCGTCGCAGTCGTCGATGCGGCGTTCGATAGCGACGGCATTGAAGAGATCATCGATGTGCAGGGCGACGACGGCGTCCGGTCGGTGCTCAGAGGGGATGCCACGATCGACGAGTCGATGGTGACGGGATCGCACGGCGTCGAGTACCTTCCCTCGGGAAACGAGGCTCCCGCACCGACTGACGTCCGTACCCACCGGCTCGTCCGAGCGGCGACGACGCTACGCGAGCGCTACGATGTCGTTTTGCTCGATCTCGGCCACGGTGGCGGCGTCGACGTCGCGATGGGGCTCGAACTGGCCGACGAGGTGATCCTCGTCTCGGGATCGGCCGAGGACGATCTGGCGGCGACCGCGGAGGCGGCGACTGTAGTGCGGTATCACGGCTGTCGGATCCGCGGGACCGTCCTCTCGCGAGTTCCCTCGGTACAGGCGATCGACATCGTCAGCGTAACCGAACAGCTCGACACCGACGTACTCGCCGTGGTTCCCGAGGACGATGCGGTACGGGCAGCCGCGGGGGCTGGCCAGTCGCTACTCCGCTATGATCCCGACAGCGATGCCGCAATGGTCTACTGGCAGCTGGCGTCGAGTCTCACTGGTGCTGGTGGACTGACTGGGCCGGTCCTGCCAGCGAGCGCGGACGAACCGGGCTCCGATTCGAGTCGAGCGGCGACCGAGACAGCAGTGGGGGGAGACGGCGAGTCCGGAGATGAGGAAATGGCCCACGCGTCAAAATCGGCGACCGAAACCACCGCCGGAGGTTCGACCGCCGATGTATCCGGAGAGTCGGATGTCGAGGAGGCACATGCCGATCAGTCATCCGTGTCTGACCCCGCCGATCCGGAGCGATCCGGTGTTTCAGCGGATTCGGCCGAGAGCGATCCACCGGACGGGGAACCGACGGATCACGCGACAGCTGCGCCCACGGGTGATGGGGACGCTGCTGAGTCCGCGGAACAAAGTGAGCCATCGGGACAGGAAGGCGAGCGCGTCGAGGAGGGCGAACGCGTCGAAGATGACGAGACGGTAAAGCTCGAATCGTCTCCCGAGACTGCGGAGAGCGAGGGGACCCTCTCGGACGGGGCATCGGCAGATACGGTAGCGGAGGAGCCGACTGCGGAACGCGACCACGACAAGACTGGCGATGATAGCGAGACGACAACCGAACCAGCGGCGAACTCGATATCTACCGCCGATGGCGATGGAGAGCCAGAGGGCGACGAGCAGACGCGTGATACGGAGCCATCGGCTGCCGAGTTCGAATTCGAGGACACGGGCGAGGTTACCGAGAGCAAACAGGCCGACGACCAGAGAGCAGGAAACCGCCAGGCCGGAAACGACGAGGGCGACACTGGATCAGCGGCCGATCAGGGGTCGGAGATCGGAGCAGCCGACGAGGAGGTGGCCGATACCGATGACGACGACAGCGGCTTCGAGCTACCCGGTTTCGGCGGGGAGGAGACCGAGGCGGCCGACGAAACGAACGGGAGTGGGACTGACACCGGCGACGGAGCCAGCGAGGAGCCAACAGCAGCTGATTCCGGCACGGCTGACGATAGTGGCAACGTGGCTGAGGGATCGCCTGACTCTGACGACCAGAGAGGTAACTCACCGGTGGACGAAGCGGTGCGTGAGCTCCAGGACGACCTCAACGACGACGAACTGTCCGACAGCTCGGCTCCTGACTCCGGCCAGCAGAGAGAGGACGGCTCAGATGAGCAGTCGACGGGTCCGGTCGAGCAAGCAGAGTCAACACCGAACGACCATTCGGCGGAGGATGCACTGGACGATGATCGCGACGATGACGTGAGTGACGACGAGGAGATGTTCGAGGGCGTCTCTTCCGATCCCGAGAGTCTCCTCGACGAGGAAGAGGACGAGGACGACGAGATCAACGCACTGTTTAAGGAGACGATGGACAAGGTGACCAACACGGACGACGAGGAGTAG
- a CDS encoding universal stress protein encodes MYDEILLATDGSDDAAAAADHALDHAERYDATLHLVSVVETRTAYDNAIVDPETVAGNLRKEARKTLDLLAERAEAAGVETTTEILEGVPHEAIENYAAERDVDLILLGTQGRSAFKRALLGSTTDSIVRSRVAPVLVVGEDRD; translated from the coding sequence ATGTACGACGAGATCCTCCTTGCGACCGACGGCAGCGACGACGCCGCGGCGGCGGCCGACCACGCCCTCGACCACGCCGAGCGTTACGATGCGACCCTCCATCTGGTCTCCGTCGTCGAGACCAGAACGGCCTACGATAACGCTATCGTCGACCCCGAAACCGTAGCTGGGAACCTTCGCAAAGAGGCTCGCAAGACGCTCGACCTGCTGGCCGAGCGCGCCGAGGCGGCGGGCGTCGAGACGACGACGGAGATACTCGAAGGGGTTCCCCACGAAGCCATCGAGAACTACGCCGCAGAGAGGGACGTCGACCTGATTCTGCTCGGGACGCAGGGCCGTTCGGCGTTCAAGCGCGCGCTACTCGGGAGTACGACTGATAGCATCGTCCGGTCGCGTGTCGCGCCCGTACTTGTGGTCGGGGAGGACCGGGACTAA
- a CDS encoding class I SAM-dependent methyltransferase — MREFSESYLRDTRAGMWDDSRQALAALDLQDCDSILDVGCGTGELSRVLAEESGVEVLGVDADTALLDAAREHASPVAGDATRLPFPDNAVDLVVCQALLINLSDPAAAIEEFARVASKRVAAVEPDNAAVTVESSVEAEAKLAAHAREAYLDGVGTDITLGGSPTAALFEQAGLGNVTTARYDHERIVSAPYSQRDLDAAKRKATGDGLAADRAEMQAGGLTDGGYDRLRSAWREMGRAVIEQMQTGEYRRREVVPFFVTTGVVE; from the coding sequence GTGCGAGAGTTTTCCGAGTCGTACCTGCGGGACACCCGCGCAGGGATGTGGGACGACTCACGGCAGGCGCTTGCGGCCCTTGACCTGCAGGACTGTGACTCGATCCTCGACGTCGGCTGTGGAACCGGCGAGCTCTCCCGCGTGCTCGCCGAGGAAAGCGGCGTCGAGGTGCTGGGCGTGGACGCCGACACGGCCCTGCTCGATGCCGCCCGCGAGCACGCCAGCCCGGTCGCCGGGGACGCGACTCGCCTGCCCTTCCCCGATAATGCGGTCGATCTGGTCGTCTGTCAGGCGCTGTTGATCAACCTCTCCGACCCCGCCGCCGCGATCGAGGAGTTCGCGCGCGTAGCGAGCAAGCGCGTCGCGGCGGTCGAACCGGACAACGCCGCGGTGACGGTCGAGTCGAGCGTCGAGGCCGAGGCGAAACTCGCTGCCCACGCGAGAGAGGCCTACCTCGACGGCGTCGGGACCGACATCACGCTCGGGGGGAGCCCGACTGCCGCGCTGTTCGAGCAAGCCGGACTGGGCAACGTCACGACAGCCCGTTACGATCACGAACGGATCGTCTCCGCGCCGTACTCCCAGCGTGACCTCGACGCGGCAAAGCGGAAGGCGACCGGTGACGGACTGGCCGCAGACCGCGCCGAGATGCAGGCGGGCGGGCTGACCGATGGGGGCTACGACCGGCTCCGGAGCGCGTGGCGCGAGATGGGTCGAGCGGTAATCGAGCAGATGCAGACCGGAGAGTACAGACGCCGCGAGGTCGTTCCTTTTTTCGTCACGACTGGCGTCGTCGAGTAG
- a CDS encoding metal-dependent hydrolase family protein, protein MILRGARVVDGDGGVFDGPVQFDEGRITATSDVSTTRADEEVVDLDGYTLVPGIVDAHVHFSLSGEASIEDVTDKSDAELLFTEIANARRTLESGVTGVRSMGAHGLDIDLARAIERGDVPGPRTVANCASITITGGHGHHLGQEVDGPEACRRAVREQRKQGAQFIKFMATGGVTTPGTDPGTLAFTHEEIHALVDEAHRHGVHVATHAHGAEGIRAAAEAGVDTVEHGTFLDDAAIEAMLDEDVTLVPTLTAPHRILHNGDRATAETLAQSNEVYEIHRESFRRAVDAGVRIAGGTDAGTPFNHHGSNRVEIQFMARNGMAPVEAITAMTGTAAETIGLDDTGKVAPGYHADLLVIDGDPTTDVADLDEIETVIKGGKVVSGTPLSELGA, encoded by the coding sequence ATGATTCTTCGGGGTGCTCGCGTCGTCGACGGTGACGGTGGCGTCTTCGATGGACCGGTCCAGTTCGACGAGGGGCGTATCACCGCCACCAGCGACGTTTCGACTACACGGGCGGACGAAGAGGTGGTCGACCTCGACGGGTACACGCTCGTCCCCGGTATCGTCGATGCTCACGTCCACTTCTCGCTGTCGGGCGAAGCGAGCATCGAGGACGTCACCGACAAAAGCGATGCCGAACTGCTGTTCACGGAGATTGCGAACGCCCGGCGAACGCTCGAAAGTGGTGTTACCGGGGTGCGCTCGATGGGTGCGCACGGTCTGGACATCGACCTCGCCCGTGCCATCGAGCGCGGCGACGTGCCGGGTCCACGAACCGTGGCGAACTGCGCCTCGATCACGATCACCGGGGGCCACGGCCACCATCTCGGGCAAGAGGTCGACGGGCCCGAGGCGTGTCGCCGCGCCGTCCGCGAGCAGCGCAAGCAGGGCGCACAGTTCATCAAGTTCATGGCGACTGGCGGCGTCACGACGCCCGGCACCGATCCCGGAACGCTCGCCTTTACCCACGAAGAGATCCACGCCCTGGTCGACGAGGCCCATCGCCACGGCGTTCACGTCGCCACCCACGCCCACGGCGCGGAGGGCATCCGGGCCGCCGCCGAGGCTGGCGTCGATACCGTCGAACACGGGACCTTCCTCGATGACGCCGCAATCGAGGCGATGCTCGACGAGGATGTCACGCTCGTCCCGACGCTCACCGCCCCCCACCGCATCCTGCACAACGGCGACCGCGCGACCGCCGAGACGCTCGCCCAGTCGAACGAGGTGTACGAGATCCATCGAGAGTCGTTCCGTCGCGCTGTCGATGCGGGAGTGCGGATCGCCGGTGGGACCGACGCCGGGACACCGTTTAACCACCACGGCTCGAACCGCGTCGAGATCCAGTTCATGGCTCGGAACGGCATGGCTCCCGTGGAGGCGATCACGGCGATGACCGGTACTGCCGCGGAAACGATCGGTCTGGATGACACCGGGAAAGTTGCACCCGGCTATCACGCCGACCTGCTCGTAATCGATGGCGACCCGACCACGGATGTCGCTGACCTCGACGAGATCGAGACAGTCATCAAGGGCGGCAAGGTCGTCTCCGGGACGCCGCTATCCGAACTCGGCGCGTAG
- a CDS encoding phosphohydrolase: MMTYGHMMPEIEVSDSLYRKLEEVADDSELEHAMWEMAYLLQRGNDPT; encoded by the coding sequence ATGATGACATACGGGCACATGATGCCCGAAATAGAGGTGTCCGACTCGCTGTACCGCAAACTCGAAGAAGTGGCCGACGACAGTGAACTGGAGCACGCTATGTGGGAGATGGCGTACCTGCTCCAGCGCGGTAACGACCCAACATAA
- a CDS encoding aminotransferase class I/II-fold pyridoxal phosphate-dependent enzyme, whose translation MSDDFSAGDDSTGSQRDDGSSIGHGFDLSAELAARERRNLLRRLSPANRVAERAQFAPAPGSALPVVDGEERLVLGANNYLGLTQDERVQDAAVAATEVVGTGAGASRLVTGDTLVHHDLETRLAEATGTDRALTFASGYAANVGTITALEPDVVFSDSNNHASTIDACRLSGAETIVYDHCDTADLASRMSDREQADDESWLVVTDSVFSVDGDVAPLEELCILAEQYGAWVMVDEAHAIGLYEDAGGIVQREGLSDRVDIQMGTLSKALASQGGYVAGAEELIEYLINHARSFAFSTGLCPPAAAAAAESLHIARTDDCRNRLWRNVEYLREELDGMGYHVPGETQIIPVRVDDRTAALELSEELYERGVVAPVIRPPSVPEGTTRIRVAPMATHSASDLATCLDAFRDAGREIGLL comes from the coding sequence ATGAGTGACGATTTCAGCGCAGGAGATGACAGCACCGGATCGCAACGAGATGACGGCTCGTCGATAGGCCACGGCTTCGACCTGTCGGCCGAGCTGGCTGCCCGTGAGCGACGCAACCTGCTTCGCCGACTGTCGCCCGCAAACCGGGTCGCAGAACGTGCACAGTTCGCCCCTGCACCGGGAAGCGCTCTCCCGGTCGTCGACGGGGAGGAACGACTGGTCCTTGGGGCCAACAACTATCTCGGGCTCACACAGGACGAGCGTGTACAGGACGCTGCCGTCGCCGCCACCGAGGTCGTCGGAACCGGTGCAGGTGCGAGCAGACTTGTCACCGGGGATACGCTGGTTCATCACGATCTGGAGACCCGGCTCGCCGAGGCGACCGGCACCGATCGGGCACTCACCTTTGCTTCCGGGTACGCCGCGAACGTCGGGACGATTACTGCGCTTGAGCCCGATGTTGTCTTCTCGGATTCGAACAACCACGCGAGCACGATCGACGCCTGCCGCCTTTCCGGCGCGGAGACGATCGTCTATGACCACTGTGATACCGCCGATCTCGCCAGCCGGATGAGCGACCGCGAGCAGGCGGATGACGAATCCTGGCTCGTCGTCACCGACTCCGTGTTCAGCGTGGACGGCGATGTCGCACCGCTCGAGGAGCTCTGTATCCTCGCGGAGCAGTACGGAGCCTGGGTGATGGTCGACGAGGCCCACGCGATCGGTCTGTACGAGGACGCTGGCGGTATCGTCCAGCGAGAAGGGCTCTCGGATCGAGTTGACATCCAGATGGGGACGCTCTCGAAGGCGCTTGCGAGCCAGGGCGGCTACGTCGCAGGGGCCGAGGAGCTGATCGAGTATCTGATCAATCATGCTCGTTCGTTTGCATTCTCGACCGGACTTTGCCCGCCGGCAGCCGCCGCGGCCGCCGAATCGCTGCACATCGCTCGGACTGACGACTGCCGGAATCGGCTCTGGAGAAACGTGGAGTACCTCCGTGAGGAACTGGACGGGATGGGCTATCACGTGCCGGGTGAGACCCAGATCATTCCGGTTCGCGTCGACGACCGGACCGCCGCGCTGGAACTGAGCGAGGAACTCTACGAGCGTGGTGTTGTCGCCCCGGTAATCAGGCCGCCAAGCGTTCCCGAAGGGACGACCAGAATCCGGGTCGCACCGATGGCGACGCATTCCGCGTCCGATCTGGCTACCTGTCTCGATGCGTTCCGCGATGCAGGCAGGGAGATCGGGTTGCTGTAA